In Halobacteria archaeon AArc-dxtr1, the sequence AATCGAGCGGACACGCTCGCGCTCCTCGGCTAAGTTGATCAACTCGAAATAGGTGGTGAACGCGCGGGCGACGATCCGCTGTTGGTTCGGCGAGAGGTTCGCGAGCGTGTTCGCCAACTGCTCACGAGAGTCGAGTTCGCCGTCACGGTAGGCGATCGACGACTGGCGAGCAGATTCAACCGTCTCGAACGACCGTCGCGAGGTCTGTTCTTTGAGGACGTCTCCGAGCAGCGCCCCCAGTTCGCGTACATCCTGCCGGACGTCCCTGTTGTGTAAACTCATACCGGATCGGTACGCGCGCCACGTCAAAAATCCATTGCACTGGGACGGTCTCCGACGATAAATCATGCTGCCGGCAAACTGGGCCGCGAAACCGATCAGGCTGCAGCGATCACTTCGATCTCGACGCCGATATCGATCGGGAGATCCGCGACTTCGACGGCGCTTCGGGCCGGGAACGGATCGCTCATGTACTCCGCGTAGACCTCGTTAACGGCGTCGTACGTGTCCATATCGGTGACGAAGACGGTCGCTTTGAGCACGTCGTCCAAAGATGCACCCGCGGCCTGCAGGACGATCTCGATGTTCTCGAGTGTTCTGGCGGTCTGTTCTCTGATGTCGTCGCCGACGATCTCATCGGTCTCGGGGTCAACGGGACCCTGGCCCGAAACGTAGATCGTGTCTCCGTGGCGGACCGCCTGCGAGAACGGACCGATACTACCTGGTGCGTCGTCGGTCGCGATTTCTTCCATCGACATGTGCATCTTCGGGGTTTCGTGGGGTCCGTATTGTAAGTAGGTGATAGAACGAGCGGCAGCGTCACGCCAGCCAGGTCAGTCGGTAAACACTGGCAGCGGGCGCAGTTTGCGCAAGTCGTCAGCGTCGCGTCGGGCGCGTCCGGATCGTGATTTGCGGCCCCCACCGCCACGGCCGCCGTCACCACCACGGAGCAGCCGATACCCCGCGTACAGCGCGAGCGCTCCGAGCCCGAGACCCGCAGTCCGTCTGGAGGGAAGGCGTCGCTGGACGAGCGTTGTGTAGAGACTCGTCTCGGCGACGTGGCCCTCGTACTCGCCGCGCTCCTCGAGATCTCCGGATGGTTCGTCGAGGGCGTCGGTTCCAC encodes:
- a CDS encoding Rid family detoxifying hydrolase, producing MEEIATDDAPGSIGPFSQAVRHGDTIYVSGQGPVDPETDEIVGDDIREQTARTLENIEIVLQAAGASLDDVLKATVFVTDMDTYDAVNEVYAEYMSDPFPARSAVEVADLPIDIGVEIEVIAAA